Proteins co-encoded in one Papaver somniferum cultivar HN1 chromosome 5, ASM357369v1, whole genome shotgun sequence genomic window:
- the LOC113279340 gene encoding ABC transporter G family member 17-like: protein MDKSVVHATESHKVFHGQGLEFKKLSYSVIKKQKKDDEWIKKQAYLLHDITGQAMRGEIMAIMGPSGAGKSTFLDALAGRIARGSLQGSVSVDGRPVSTSYMKKVSSYVMQDDQLFPMLTVFETFMFAAEVRISPSISKAEKKIRVYELIEQLGLQSTTHTFIGDEGRRGVSGGERRRVSIGVDIIHKPSLLFLDEPTSGLDSTSAYSVVEKVKDIARGGSIVLMTIHQPSFRIQMLLDRITVLARGRLVYMGSPTALPAHLSGFGRPVPDGENSMEYLLDVIKEYDESTIGLDPLIFYQSEGIKPDQVAATPIRRVKTPSHTPHRNTIPLRSQAFSGGNQTPSRHSVQLEYFDDDDEEDFDNSLERKTKTPMHGNSGVYNPSGIYNPRLASQFYRDFPVWVYHGVKGTPRHLPSWTPARTPSRTPGKTPLSRPIFSAEIPTYHHGIPSHISTPSVVNPSPDTFFAPSYEEFQLDGFDEPVVDHGPEYANPWLREVAVLSWRTALNVIRTPELFLSREIVLTVMALVLSSLFKKLSESDFKTINKLLNFYIFSVCLVFFSSNDAVPTFIQERFIFIRETSHNAYRASSYVISSLIVYLPFFAVQGFTFAIITKLILHLKSNLFNFGMILFASLITTNAYVMLVSALVPSYITGYAVVIATTALFFLTCGFFLKRTQIPLVWRWLHYISAIKYPFEAMLTNEFKGNKCYNGNYGELSPGPLGNVTFSELHNTVDPSHSCLLFGEDVLSSMDIQMESIWYDIAILLAWGVLYRLLFYVVLRFYSKNERK from the exons ATGGATAAGTCAGTTGTTCATGCAACAGAAAGTCATAAGGTATTTCATGGTCAAGGTCTAGAGTTCAAGAAATTGAGCTATAGTGTCATTAAGAAACAAAAGAAAGATGATGAATGGATCAAGAAACAAGCCTATCTTCTTCATGATATCACTGGTCAGGCAATGAGAGGTGAAATCATGGCTATCATGGGTCCTAGTGGTGCTGGTAAATCCACATTTCTTGATGCTTTAGCTGGAAGAATTGCTCGTGGGAGTCTCCAAGGATCTGTTAGCGTTGATGGTAGACCG GTGAGCACAAGCTACATGAAGAAGGTATCATCCTACGTGATGCAAGATGATCAGCTTTTTCCTATGTTAACAGTCTTCGAAACCTTCATGTTTGCTGCGGAAGTAAGGATCTCTCCTTCAATATCAAAGGCTGAAAAGAAGATCAGAGTCTACGAACTTATAGAACAACTTGGTTTGCAG AGCACGACGCATACATTTATTGGTGACGAAGGCAGGAGAGGAGTTTCAGGTGGGGAGCGAAGGAGGGTTTCTATCGGAGTTGACATAATTCACAAACCCTCACTGTTATTCCTTGATGAACCCACATCAGGTCTTGACTCTACCAGTGCTTACAGTGTAGTCGAAAAGGTGAAAGACATTGCTCGAGGTGGAAGTATTGTGCTCATGACCATCCATCAACCCTCTTTCAGAATTCAGATGCTCCTAGACCGGATTACTGTTCTGGCAAG GGGTAGGCTGGTCTATATGGGAAGCCCAACTGCTCTCCCTGCTCACCTCTCTGGATTTGGAAGGCCAGTTCCTGACGGTGAGAACAGCATGGAGTATCTCCTGGATGTGATCAAAGAGTATGATGAGTCCACAATTGGGCTAGATCCTCTCATTTTCTACCAAAGTGAAGGAATAAAACCTGATCAAGTCGCAGCGACTCCAATTCGTAGAGTCAAAACACCATCCCATACTCCACACAGAAACACAATCCCTCTCCGCAGTCAAGCATTCTCCGGAGGAAATCAGACACCTAGTCGGCATTCCGTCCAGTTAGAATACTtcgacgatgatgatgaagaagattttgACAACTCTCTTGAGCGTAAGACTAAAACACCTATGCATGGTAATAGTGGAGTTTATAATCCAAGTGGAATTTATAATCCAAGGCTAGCTTCTCAGTTTTATAGAGATTTCCCAGTCTGGGTGTATCATGGTGTCAAAGGTACTCCTCGACATCTACCATCTTGGACTCCAGCAAGAACCCCCAGTCGCACTCCTGGGAAAACTCCACTCTCGAGACCAATCTTTTCAGCTGAAATACCAACATATCATCACGGTATCCCGTCTCACATCAGCACTCCTTCAGTTGTAAACCCATCCCCAGACACCTTCTTTGCACCTTCTTATGAAGAGTTTCAGTTGGATGGATTTGATGAACCAGTAGTAGATCATGGCCCTGAATACGCCAATCCTTGGCTCCGTGAAGTTGCAGTCCTTTCATGGAGAACTGCACTAAACGTCATACGTACCCCAGAACTCTTTCTTTCCCGTGAAATCGTTTTGACAGTTATGGCTCTTGTTCTGTCTAGTCTATTCAAGAAACTCAGTGAATCTGACTTCAAAACCATAAACAAACTTCTTAATTTCTATATCTTCAGTGTCTGCCTTGTGTTTTTCTCCTCCAACGATGCTGTTCCTACCTTCATCCAAGAAAGGTTTATATTCATCAGAGAGACTTCTCATAACGCCTATCGAGCATCATCCTACGTTATATCATCCCTCATCGTTTACCTTCCTTTCTTCGCTGTTCAGGGATTCACATTTGCCATAATCACAAAGCTGATACTTCATCTGAAAAGTAACCTTTTCAACTTCGGGATGATCCTTTTTGCTTCCTTGATAACCACAAATGCCTATGTTATGCTCGTCAGTGCTCTAGTTCCAAGTTATATCACAGGTTATGCTGTTGTGATTGCCACCACTGCGCTGTTTTTCTTGACTTGTGGTTTTTTCTTGAAGAGAACACAAATACCACTTGTTTGGCGTTGGCTCCATTACATCTCAGCAATCAAATATCCCTTCGAAGCTATGTTAACTAATGAGTTTAAAGGCAATAAATGCTACAATGGAAACTATGGAGAACTGTCACCTGGGCCTCTTGGAAATGTGACTTTCAGTGAACTGCACAACACTGTAGATCCCTCCCATTCCTGCTTGCTGTTTGGAGAAGACGTTCTTTCCTCCATGGATATTCAGATGGAATCAATCTGGTATGACATTGCTATTCTGCTTGCCTGGGGAGTTCTCTATCGACTTCTCTTCTATGTGGTTTTAAGATTTTATTCTAAGAATGAAAGAAAATGA